From Alcaligenes faecalis, the proteins below share one genomic window:
- a CDS encoding ABC transporter substrate-binding protein, whose product MKTTAALLFALMSCHGLSQAQEVPTLRVGWTIPGEEAKYLMAKRPELFPQLGKKYQIQWTQFQGTSPMVQAMRAGVLECSTMAPMSLANGAIESGLEAYIVAQHVHSDDDHFSVYWAVKEDSPIKTAADLKGKVIGTNAYGAGVYFDMLLWLRQNGIDPDKDVKIVETGFPPAADAIRSGRIDAGPMAQPFALLNEKKGGLRKLFSLSEVASPSVQIFEACSKSYSDANPEVVRAYVQDLKTAMGMLSKDPSLAVEVTAQITRAPKDLLAQYLFTDKDFARVPDMQPNLESIQGTYDRYHKAGFLKKALNVQDFYRADLREATP is encoded by the coding sequence ATGAAAACAACCGCTGCGTTGCTGTTTGCCCTGATGAGCTGTCACGGTCTGAGCCAGGCTCAGGAAGTCCCCACCCTGCGGGTAGGCTGGACCATTCCGGGTGAGGAAGCCAAGTATCTGATGGCCAAGCGCCCCGAGCTGTTCCCGCAGTTGGGCAAGAAATATCAAATCCAGTGGACCCAGTTCCAGGGCACCTCGCCCATGGTGCAGGCTATGCGCGCTGGCGTTCTGGAGTGCTCCACCATGGCCCCCATGTCGCTGGCCAATGGCGCGATTGAAAGCGGTCTGGAAGCCTATATCGTGGCCCAGCACGTGCACTCAGACGATGATCACTTCTCTGTTTACTGGGCCGTGAAGGAAGACAGCCCGATCAAAACCGCGGCGGACCTGAAAGGCAAGGTCATTGGCACCAATGCCTATGGTGCCGGGGTGTACTTCGACATGCTGTTGTGGCTGCGTCAGAACGGCATTGACCCGGACAAGGACGTGAAAATCGTTGAAACGGGCTTTCCGCCTGCCGCCGACGCCATTCGCAGTGGCCGCATTGATGCCGGTCCCATGGCCCAGCCCTTTGCCCTGCTGAACGAAAAGAAAGGCGGCTTGCGAAAGCTGTTCTCCCTGTCCGAAGTGGCCAGCCCATCCGTACAGATTTTCGAAGCCTGCAGCAAATCCTATAGCGACGCCAACCCCGAAGTGGTGCGCGCCTATGTGCAGGACTTGAAGACCGCCATGGGCATGCTCAGCAAAGACCCATCGCTGGCCGTGGAAGTCACCGCCCAAATCACCCGTGCGCCCAAGGACTTGCTGGCCCAGTACCTGTTCACCGACAAGGACTTTGCCCGCGTCCCGGACATGCAGCCCAACCTGGAATCCATCCAGGGCACTTACGACCGCTATCACAAGGCTGGTTTCCTGAAAAAAGCCTTGAACGTGCAGGACTTCTACCGGGCTGATTTACGCGAGGCAACACCATGA
- a CDS encoding 3-hydroxybutyryl-CoA dehydrogenase: MNAPAPIKRIVAVGAGRMGRGIALAYALRGQAVTLLDFKPRQPADSARLEAEIRQELRATLEQLADLGMFAAEQIDGYLACIGVAPLSEAAQVLGQADLIYEGVPETREAKTDALGRIGELAQPDALIASTTSTMLASDLAPMLSHPERFLNAHWLNPAFLIPLVEISAHPGTSEQTLSRLQSNLESIGKVPVVCGCHPGFIVPRLQTLIMNEAARMVEEGVASAADIDKATRYGLGFRFASIGVLEFIDYGGNDILYHAGQYLSQNLDPERYAVPDIITRYMESGRNGLRSGQGFHEYPVDQQQAYRRDVLARVLGMLDHIGLAPARAEHLAKETQE, translated from the coding sequence ATGAACGCGCCCGCCCCGATCAAACGTATCGTTGCGGTGGGCGCAGGTCGCATGGGGCGGGGCATCGCCCTGGCCTATGCGCTGCGCGGCCAAGCCGTGACCTTACTGGATTTCAAACCCCGTCAGCCTGCTGATAGCGCTCGTCTGGAAGCCGAAATACGCCAGGAATTGCGTGCCACGCTGGAACAGCTGGCCGACCTGGGCATGTTCGCCGCCGAACAGATCGACGGCTATCTGGCCTGCATCGGCGTCGCCCCCTTGAGCGAAGCCGCGCAAGTGCTGGGCCAGGCCGATCTGATTTACGAAGGCGTGCCCGAAACACGGGAAGCCAAGACTGACGCCTTGGGCCGTATCGGTGAACTGGCTCAGCCCGATGCACTGATCGCCTCCACCACCTCCACCATGCTGGCCTCGGATCTGGCCCCCATGCTGAGCCATCCCGAGCGTTTCCTGAACGCGCACTGGCTCAACCCGGCCTTCCTCATCCCCCTGGTTGAAATCAGCGCCCACCCCGGCACCAGCGAGCAGACCTTGAGCCGTCTGCAAAGCAATCTGGAGTCCATCGGCAAAGTGCCCGTGGTCTGTGGCTGCCATCCCGGTTTCATCGTTCCGCGTCTGCAAACCCTGATCATGAACGAGGCTGCTCGCATGGTGGAGGAAGGCGTGGCCAGTGCGGCTGATATTGATAAAGCCACCCGCTACGGCCTGGGTTTCCGCTTTGCCAGCATCGGCGTACTGGAGTTCATCGACTATGGCGGCAACGACATTCTGTATCACGCCGGACAGTATCTGTCGCAGAACCTGGACCCGGAACGCTACGCCGTACCCGACATCATCACCCGTTATATGGAAAGTGGACGCAACGGTCTGCGCAGCGGACAGGGCTTTCACGAATACCCGGTGGACCAGCAACAGGCATACCGCCGCGATGTGCTGGCCCGCGTACTGGGAATGCTGGATCACATCGGCCTGGCCCCCGCCCGCGCCGAACACCTTGCCAAGGAGACACAGGAATGA
- a CDS encoding NAD/NADP-dependent octopine/nopaline dehydrogenase family protein has translation MKVAVLGGGHGCYAAAADLSEQGHEVRLWRRDTAQLQPLLDRPVMTLKDEAGERDIPIAKVCADIGEAIAGADLVLIPSPAIAQTDIARVMAPHLTDGQVVFLPPGTFGSFIMSEIVRGTGNKADVSWAETGTLPWLARKHGDTVINITTRATRLPTGVYPARNTDHALEVIGKVFPSVERCEDALSGALMNAGPIIHPPLIMMNAGPLEHFPAWDIHNEGTQPSVRAVTTQLDNERMRIREALGYGAPHFPLSDHYENDQWMYGDRSSHAKLVKSGDWREKIDLHEHRYMREDTMLGLAFFASVADWAGVDAPVTKGLLAIAGAIVGEDLRQGQRTLASLGLDTMSREQLQEMLQAGRA, from the coding sequence ATGAAGGTAGCGGTATTAGGTGGCGGGCACGGTTGTTACGCAGCAGCGGCAGACTTGAGCGAACAGGGTCACGAAGTACGTTTGTGGCGTCGCGACACGGCTCAGCTGCAGCCCTTGCTGGACCGTCCAGTCATGACACTGAAAGACGAAGCAGGCGAGCGTGACATCCCCATTGCCAAAGTCTGCGCGGATATTGGCGAGGCGATCGCCGGTGCCGACCTGGTACTGATTCCTTCGCCCGCCATTGCACAAACCGATATTGCCCGCGTCATGGCCCCCCACCTGACCGACGGCCAGGTCGTATTCCTGCCACCGGGCACCTTTGGCTCCTTCATCATGAGCGAGATCGTGCGTGGCACCGGCAACAAGGCCGATGTCAGCTGGGCGGAAACCGGCACCCTGCCCTGGCTGGCCCGCAAGCATGGCGATACCGTCATCAACATCACCACTCGCGCCACCCGCCTGCCTACCGGCGTGTACCCCGCGCGCAATACCGACCACGCCCTGGAGGTGATTGGCAAAGTGTTCCCCAGCGTGGAGCGCTGCGAAGATGCCCTGTCCGGTGCCCTGATGAATGCCGGCCCCATCATCCACCCACCACTGATCATGATGAACGCAGGCCCGCTGGAACACTTCCCGGCCTGGGATATTCATAACGAAGGCACTCAGCCCTCGGTACGTGCCGTGACCACGCAATTGGACAACGAGCGCATGCGCATTCGTGAAGCGCTGGGCTACGGTGCCCCGCACTTCCCCCTGTCCGACCACTACGAAAACGACCAGTGGATGTATGGCGACCGTTCTTCGCACGCCAAGCTGGTGAAAAGCGGCGACTGGCGCGAGAAGATCGACTTGCACGAACACCGCTACATGCGTGAAGACACCATGCTGGGTCTGGCCTTCTTCGCTTCCGTCGCCGACTGGGCCGGCGTAGACGCCCCCGTCACCAAAGGCTTGCTGGCCATTGCCGGTGCCATCGTGGGAGAAGACCTGCGCCAGGGCCAACGCACACTGGCCAGCCTGGGTCTGGACACGATGAGCCGCGAGCAACTGCAAGAGATGCTGCAAGCCGGGAGAGCCTGA
- a CDS encoding alpha/beta hydrolase, giving the protein MSRLIPLELPPAGGHPHHVLLRLPDGKPAQGPLPLLCLLDGQWTLPLLEESGHPALQHCAILSLGYQGDRDQITRYRALDYTPPGPDGGLWEDPRIAKWQAGGAPAMVEQVRMALALAQRVEPALTRSRISLYGHSYAGLFVLYALSQHSLPIQHYLCASPSLWWRDPLIWTLLEQLGKPVQVDILAGASEAWYPLSAQAAGPEGRKNGVPTLPTMQKLQAHLQAQGMQANLHVLPGAGHGHVLAQATLRALELACGAA; this is encoded by the coding sequence ATGTCTCGTCTGATTCCACTGGAACTACCGCCTGCGGGCGGCCATCCCCATCACGTCTTGCTGCGCCTGCCGGACGGAAAGCCTGCACAAGGCCCTCTGCCTTTGCTGTGCCTGCTTGATGGTCAGTGGACCTTGCCCCTGCTGGAAGAAAGCGGCCACCCCGCCTTGCAGCACTGCGCGATTCTGTCGCTGGGCTATCAAGGCGATCGCGATCAGATCACCCGTTATCGCGCCCTGGACTACACCCCGCCCGGCCCGGACGGCGGCCTATGGGAAGATCCGCGCATTGCCAAGTGGCAAGCCGGTGGCGCACCCGCCATGGTCGAACAAGTGCGCATGGCTCTGGCCTTGGCCCAACGAGTAGAACCCGCGCTGACCCGTTCGCGCATCAGCCTGTACGGCCATTCCTACGCCGGTCTGTTCGTGCTGTATGCCCTTAGCCAGCACAGCCTGCCCATCCAGCACTACCTGTGCGCCAGCCCGTCCTTGTGGTGGCGCGATCCCCTGATCTGGACTTTGCTGGAGCAGTTGGGCAAGCCGGTACAGGTGGATATTCTGGCCGGTGCCTCCGAGGCCTGGTATCCGCTTAGCGCTCAGGCAGCAGGACCGGAAGGACGCAAAAATGGTGTGCCTACCCTGCCCACCATGCAAAAACTGCAAGCACACTTGCAAGCTCAAGGCATGCAGGCCAATCTGCATGTGCTGCCCGGAGCCGGTCACGGCCATGTGCTGGCACAAGCCACCCTGCGCGCCCTGGAACTGGCCTGCGGCGCGGCTTAG
- a CDS encoding ABC transporter substrate-binding protein, with amino-acid sequence MNILRHLLLSLTLLLPLGVQAQPIEVTDAMGRTVTLPGPAKRIVLTQARHFPVLALVHPEPANLIAGWSDEFKTSFSNEYETYLKRYPQLAKIPVVGRHTADTFSVEQALALRPDLVVLTAAFAGLTPGQDTRDSALIQRLTAAKVPVIVIDFFVNPLENTVPSLRALGYAVGEKERTDEFIQFYEEHMQGVAQRLADLPKEDHPPVFVHAHAGSTDCCNSPGAGTFNDMIRYAGGHNIGADVLKSSTGKLNFEYIHSRAPVVYVATGTGAGKRTTSGGLAIGTGVSEEQARKSLQAIIDGNRLQALPAVRSGNSHGIWHAFNDSPLHMIFIEALATWIHPDRFEGVSALKTLEEVNQRFLTVPMEGTYMIDLKPAS; translated from the coding sequence ATGAACATCCTGCGCCACCTGCTGTTGTCGCTGACCTTGCTCTTGCCTTTGGGTGTGCAAGCCCAGCCCATCGAAGTTACCGATGCCATGGGTCGTACCGTCACCCTGCCCGGCCCGGCCAAACGCATTGTGCTGACCCAGGCGCGACATTTTCCAGTGCTGGCTTTGGTGCATCCCGAGCCTGCCAACCTGATTGCAGGCTGGTCGGACGAGTTCAAAACATCTTTCTCCAACGAATACGAAACCTATCTGAAGCGCTACCCGCAACTGGCCAAAATCCCCGTTGTAGGTCGCCATACGGCAGACACCTTCTCGGTTGAGCAAGCTCTGGCCCTGCGCCCCGACCTGGTGGTACTGACTGCCGCCTTTGCGGGCCTGACTCCCGGTCAGGACACGCGCGACTCGGCCCTGATCCAGCGCCTGACTGCCGCCAAAGTGCCAGTCATCGTGATCGACTTCTTTGTGAACCCCTTGGAAAACACCGTGCCCAGCCTGCGCGCATTGGGTTACGCCGTGGGCGAGAAAGAACGCACCGACGAATTCATTCAGTTCTACGAAGAACACATGCAAGGCGTGGCCCAGCGACTGGCCGATCTCCCCAAGGAAGATCACCCGCCTGTGTTCGTGCACGCCCATGCAGGCAGCACAGACTGCTGCAACTCTCCCGGTGCAGGCACCTTCAACGACATGATCCGTTATGCAGGCGGTCACAATATTGGCGCGGACGTTCTGAAAAGCTCCACCGGCAAGCTGAACTTTGAGTACATCCACTCCCGCGCCCCTGTGGTCTATGTGGCCACGGGCACAGGCGCAGGCAAGCGCACCACCTCCGGTGGATTGGCCATTGGCACAGGCGTCAGCGAAGAACAGGCCCGTAAAAGCTTGCAAGCCATTATCGATGGCAACCGCCTGCAAGCCTTGCCAGCCGTGCGCAGCGGCAATAGCCACGGCATCTGGCACGCCTTCAACGACTCGCCTTTGCACATGATTTTCATTGAGGCCTTGGCAACCTGGATTCACCCGGATCGTTTTGAAGGGGTCTCGGCCTTGAAAACGCTGGAAGAGGTGAACCAGCGCTTTCTGACCGTGCCCATGGAAGGCACCTACATGATTGATCTGAAGCCCGCCTCCTAA
- a CDS encoding ABC transporter ATP-binding protein, with translation MLEVHDLSLSYGKREILSKLTIEPLQPGQLVALLGPNGSGKSTLLKSLAGLLKPTTGKILLDGQELSGVSFEQRAQKVVYLPQSLPASVHLRVFESVLVAANASAPGGRARDVDHEHIMHILQRLGIAHLSMHYLDQLSGGQKQLVGLAQALIRKPTLLLLDEPLSALDLNYQFHVMDLLAQETHDNNLITLIVLHDLNVALRHSDYALMIEGGGLLAQGEPSKVITPTSLAQAYGVRARVESCSQGTLQIIIDGLQEPVL, from the coding sequence ATGCTTGAAGTCCACGACCTGAGCCTGTCTTACGGCAAACGCGAAATCCTGTCCAAGCTGACCATCGAGCCTTTGCAGCCAGGTCAGCTGGTGGCTTTGCTGGGCCCCAACGGCAGCGGCAAATCCACCCTGCTCAAGTCCCTGGCAGGGTTGCTCAAGCCCACCACCGGCAAGATCTTGCTGGACGGCCAGGAGCTGAGCGGCGTCAGTTTCGAGCAGCGCGCCCAAAAAGTGGTGTACCTGCCCCAGTCCCTGCCCGCCTCAGTCCATCTGCGTGTGTTTGAATCCGTGCTGGTGGCGGCCAATGCCTCGGCCCCCGGCGGCCGTGCCCGCGATGTGGACCATGAGCACATCATGCACATCCTGCAACGCCTGGGCATTGCGCACTTGTCCATGCACTATCTGGACCAGCTCTCGGGCGGCCAGAAACAGCTGGTGGGCCTGGCACAAGCCCTGATACGCAAGCCCACTTTGCTGCTGCTGGATGAACCCTTGTCTGCCCTGGACCTGAACTATCAATTCCACGTGATGGATTTGCTGGCCCAGGAAACGCACGACAATAATCTGATCACCCTGATCGTGCTGCATGACCTGAACGTGGCCCTGCGCCACAGCGACTATGCGCTGATGATTGAAGGCGGCGGTCTGCTGGCGCAAGGGGAACCGTCCAAAGTCATTACCCCCACCTCGCTGGCCCAGGCTTATGGCGTACGCGCCCGCGTGGAAAGTTGCTCGCAAGGCACCTTGCAAATCATTATCGACGGGCTGCAAGAGCCTGTGCTGTGA
- a CDS encoding FecCD family ABC transporter permease: MSTSAVPAPALADYQHILRRRWLLVGALVLVILASIVADFMLGPSGLNLGELSHALFNPEQSDPTTRVIVWEIRLPYALMAMAIGLALGLSGAEMQTILNNPLASPFTLGISSAAAFGASLAIVLDLSIPGIPQAWTIAANAFIFALLSAMLLDAVARWGAMSTANLVLFGIALVFSFNALVSLVQFVASAEALQGLVFWTMGSLSRSSWGKVGIMLAVFALILPLSLRDTWKLTALRLGEDRATSFGINVSRLRLVSLLRISLLAALAVSFVGTIGFVGLIAPHIARRLFGEDHRFYLPGSALVGGVILSLASIASKNIVPGIIIPVGIVTSLVGVPFFLGVVLRRQIK, translated from the coding sequence ATGTCCACATCCGCTGTTCCGGCCCCTGCTCTGGCCGACTATCAACACATCCTCAGACGTCGCTGGCTCCTGGTAGGTGCGCTGGTTCTTGTGATTTTGGCCTCGATTGTGGCCGACTTCATGTTGGGACCGTCGGGCCTTAACCTGGGAGAACTGAGCCACGCTCTGTTCAACCCGGAACAGTCCGACCCAACCACCCGCGTCATCGTCTGGGAAATCCGCCTGCCTTATGCCCTGATGGCCATGGCCATTGGTTTGGCGCTAGGCCTGTCCGGCGCGGAAATGCAGACTATCCTGAACAACCCACTGGCCAGCCCCTTTACCTTGGGGATTTCCTCGGCAGCGGCGTTTGGCGCGTCCCTGGCCATTGTGCTGGACCTGTCGATTCCCGGCATTCCGCAAGCCTGGACCATTGCCGCCAACGCCTTTATTTTCGCCCTGCTGTCCGCCATGCTGCTGGACGCGGTCGCCCGCTGGGGCGCCATGAGCACCGCCAATCTGGTGCTGTTTGGCATTGCGCTGGTGTTCTCCTTCAATGCACTGGTTTCGCTGGTACAGTTTGTGGCCAGCGCCGAAGCCCTGCAAGGGCTGGTGTTCTGGACCATGGGCAGCCTGTCGCGCTCGTCCTGGGGCAAGGTCGGCATCATGCTGGCGGTCTTTGCGCTGATTCTGCCGCTTTCCCTGCGCGATACCTGGAAACTGACCGCGCTGCGCCTGGGTGAAGACCGTGCGACCAGCTTTGGTATCAATGTCTCGCGCCTGCGTCTGGTGTCCTTGCTGCGCATCAGCTTGCTGGCCGCGCTGGCCGTCTCCTTTGTGGGCACGATTGGCTTTGTGGGCCTGATTGCACCGCATATTGCCCGCCGCCTGTTTGGTGAAGACCACCGTTTCTACCTGCCCGGCAGTGCGCTGGTCGGTGGGGTGATTCTGTCGCTGGCCTCGATTGCCTCGAAAAACATTGTGCCGGGCATCATCATCCCGGTCGGCATTGTCACCTCGCTGGTGGGTGTGCCCTTCTTCCTGGGCGTTGTGCTGCGCCGCCAAATAAAGTGA
- a CDS encoding alpha/beta hydrolase, giving the protein MQLEHLDFLSPLGRQYRLTLAWPDTPAPADGWPLLCVLDLPQFEAVLATCEKQTPQACAVLGIGYGGEVWRDQDFTPALNGEAGHAPDFLAMMQDVFLPWAYAQAPLNAQRRLLCGHSLGGLFALQLLYQQPELFDALVVSSPSVWWGEGYLARLLAQPLPKAALTMPVQFSVGEFEQSLGPAEEAMPEDKRELRRLRLQKRRMVDGTRELAQALAQQQGGEPRFRIVPGCNHSQSGLAALPQACLEWLAE; this is encoded by the coding sequence ATGCAGCTTGAACATCTGGATTTTCTTTCCCCTTTGGGCCGACAGTATCGTCTGACTTTGGCCTGGCCGGACACGCCAGCGCCTGCGGATGGCTGGCCATTGCTGTGTGTGCTTGATCTACCGCAATTTGAAGCGGTGCTGGCCACCTGTGAAAAGCAGACTCCACAAGCCTGTGCCGTGCTGGGGATAGGTTATGGCGGTGAAGTCTGGCGCGATCAGGACTTCACGCCTGCGCTGAATGGAGAAGCAGGTCACGCGCCGGATTTTCTGGCCATGATGCAGGACGTGTTCTTGCCCTGGGCCTACGCACAAGCGCCCTTGAATGCGCAGCGGCGTTTGCTCTGCGGCCATTCCCTGGGAGGCCTGTTTGCCTTGCAACTGCTGTATCAGCAGCCGGAATTGTTCGATGCGCTGGTGGTGTCCAGCCCCTCGGTCTGGTGGGGGGAGGGCTATCTGGCTCGATTGCTGGCTCAACCCTTGCCTAAAGCTGCCTTGACGATGCCCGTACAGTTCTCCGTTGGCGAGTTCGAGCAAAGCCTGGGCCCGGCAGAAGAAGCCATGCCTGAGGACAAGCGCGAGCTGCGTCGTCTGCGTTTGCAAAAGCGCCGCATGGTGGATGGCACCCGCGAACTGGCGCAGGCTTTGGCGCAGCAACAAGGTGGTGAGCCGCGTTTTCGCATCGTGCCGGGCTGTAATCACAGTCAGTCCGGTTTGGCCGCTTTGCCGCAAGCTTGTCTGGAATGGTTGGCTGAGTAG
- a CDS encoding SUV3 family DEAD/DEAH box RNA helicase → MAARRASSVSDSPVPTQAGLLLHPQWLDYPRLEGVARQVAKKARFQDRAGIRRVWLKAWRLPQDAAFFNQIIAAELGLKDADQRLESQGVPEVVIRTLRLLYQMSADKLEADVYEALREQLLEQRGQLAGAIASQSLPLSENWPDAERGPRLQALVQAWQSLPLAQTYLWQLQAEQRDREQRSQRWEQAQKEREQARQKEKTDKQRKFDQAQERLTAWLQEQGCEPQRITLEAFEGLQAGEPAHWFMTVYGRNASAAVLTQEFKLDAEQQEFLLQAQAQRQERQREQRQQRWAWEQECIGSEETMALLGITRQEYELWLADRRLPSTKLEVRGGRDRVAHHPDLLVAIDQNQIEQWREQHASTLSNRERAQYQRAADRARTQWRQQQVLNQIKKQEECDYEIDPEDPLRLWWHKDLWLAVNVPVAGERQHWRANVRMQAAVPLPRTGSELDRLPARVSVLFNTAAQNRLSQRLEDSLDAFLQTQRPLIDGSSFLELAKALRMALEEGIEQKEIEAGDFEKRLLNGPVRRILESVEQQRAQDLMRLGDFPEMFSLARGIRRHLVFRLGPTNSGKTHEALEALMEARSGVYLAPLRLLAMEVRDRLMNAGIPCNLVTGEERVMVPGAQHTACTVEMMDPTMEVRVAVLDEIQMLQDEQRGWAWTAALVGVPARTLFVCGDASVLRPCERLVRSMEETMELEFTERKTPLEVMPYPVEPPRATGKQGRHEAPWRGRKDRQREAQGVSKGDAVVAFTRKDVLTLSARYRAQGWKVATIYGALAPEVRRTESERFSQGEADVLVATDAIGMGLNLPIRRVLFSTVHKFDGRSMRALNATEVRQIAGRAGRYGLYPKGYVGAMDKQDLNHIRTQLQSDAPSVDLRLPIAPSPEHVQALASLLDNNNIGAVLQYFAQKVASDSPLFQTAGLKDAIELGFCVDRLAPKLELREKFTFACAPVSVDKDTELDYFKRCLSAYVAQRPMALPPAPSWLKSASPSRLEDAELLSKQISLYAWFSMKFPQVFDQGPWLPEVRSQVSRFIERSLLHQSGFGQTSREAFGTPSPGRR, encoded by the coding sequence ATGGCTGCGCGTCGCGCTTCGTCTGTTTCCGATTCTCCCGTCCCCACTCAAGCGGGCTTGCTGCTCCATCCCCAATGGCTGGATTATCCGCGTCTGGAAGGTGTGGCTCGTCAGGTCGCCAAGAAGGCGCGTTTTCAGGACCGGGCAGGCATACGGCGCGTATGGCTGAAAGCCTGGCGCTTGCCGCAGGATGCCGCTTTTTTCAATCAGATCATCGCTGCCGAACTGGGCTTGAAGGATGCGGACCAGCGCCTGGAGTCCCAAGGGGTGCCTGAGGTTGTGATTCGTACCCTGCGTCTGCTCTATCAAATGAGTGCAGACAAGCTGGAGGCGGATGTTTATGAAGCCCTGCGCGAGCAACTGCTTGAACAGCGCGGTCAATTGGCCGGAGCGATTGCCTCCCAGTCCTTGCCCTTAAGCGAGAACTGGCCCGACGCCGAACGCGGCCCGCGCTTGCAGGCTTTGGTGCAGGCCTGGCAGTCCTTGCCCCTGGCACAAACCTATCTATGGCAGTTGCAGGCCGAACAGCGTGACCGCGAGCAACGTAGTCAGCGCTGGGAACAGGCTCAGAAAGAACGTGAACAAGCGCGCCAAAAAGAAAAAACCGACAAGCAGCGCAAGTTCGATCAAGCCCAGGAGCGTTTGACAGCCTGGCTGCAAGAGCAAGGTTGCGAGCCGCAGCGCATCACCCTGGAGGCCTTTGAGGGCCTGCAAGCCGGTGAGCCTGCCCACTGGTTCATGACCGTGTATGGCCGCAATGCCAGCGCCGCTGTCTTGACTCAGGAATTCAAGCTGGATGCCGAGCAGCAGGAGTTTCTGCTGCAAGCCCAGGCACAACGTCAGGAACGTCAGCGCGAGCAACGCCAGCAGCGTTGGGCCTGGGAGCAGGAGTGCATAGGCTCGGAAGAGACCATGGCCTTGCTGGGTATTACCCGGCAGGAGTACGAGCTGTGGCTTGCCGATCGCCGTTTGCCCAGTACCAAGCTGGAAGTGCGTGGCGGCCGTGACCGTGTTGCCCATCATCCGGATTTGCTGGTGGCCATTGACCAGAACCAGATTGAGCAATGGCGCGAGCAACACGCCAGCACCTTGAGCAATCGTGAGCGTGCGCAGTACCAGCGAGCGGCTGACCGCGCCCGCACGCAATGGCGTCAGCAACAAGTGCTGAACCAGATCAAGAAGCAAGAAGAGTGCGATTACGAAATTGACCCGGAAGATCCACTGCGCCTGTGGTGGCACAAGGATTTGTGGCTGGCGGTGAATGTGCCCGTAGCGGGCGAGCGTCAGCACTGGCGCGCCAATGTTCGTATGCAGGCCGCCGTGCCTTTGCCGCGTACCGGCTCGGAGCTGGATCGATTGCCTGCTCGTGTTTCGGTCTTGTTCAACACGGCAGCTCAAAACCGTCTGTCCCAGCGTCTGGAAGATTCGCTGGATGCGTTTTTGCAAACCCAGCGCCCTCTGATTGATGGCTCGTCCTTTCTGGAGTTGGCCAAAGCCTTGCGCATGGCTCTGGAAGAGGGTATCGAGCAAAAGGAAATCGAGGCCGGGGACTTTGAAAAACGTCTGCTCAATGGCCCGGTGCGTCGCATCCTGGAAAGTGTGGAGCAGCAGCGCGCTCAAGATCTGATGCGCCTGGGCGATTTCCCGGAAATGTTCAGCCTGGCCCGAGGCATTCGCCGCCATCTGGTGTTCCGTTTGGGCCCGACCAACTCGGGCAAGACGCATGAGGCCCTGGAAGCTTTGATGGAAGCCCGATCGGGCGTGTATCTGGCCCCGCTGCGACTGCTGGCCATGGAAGTGCGTGACCGCCTGATGAATGCTGGTATCCCTTGCAATTTGGTGACGGGCGAAGAGCGCGTGATGGTGCCCGGTGCCCAGCACACCGCCTGCACGGTCGAGATGATGGACCCCACGATGGAAGTGCGTGTGGCCGTCCTGGACGAGATTCAAATGCTGCAAGACGAGCAGCGTGGCTGGGCCTGGACGGCAGCCTTGGTCGGTGTTCCGGCCCGTACCCTGTTTGTCTGTGGTGATGCTTCGGTCTTGCGTCCGTGCGAGCGTCTGGTGCGCTCCATGGAGGAGACCATGGAGCTGGAATTTACCGAACGTAAAACTCCCCTGGAGGTCATGCCTTACCCAGTGGAGCCGCCACGAGCAACAGGCAAGCAAGGGCGACATGAAGCGCCGTGGCGGGGGCGCAAAGATCGTCAGCGTGAAGCTCAGGGTGTTTCCAAAGGCGACGCGGTGGTGGCCTTTACCCGTAAGGACGTACTGACGCTCAGTGCCCGCTACCGTGCCCAAGGCTGGAAAGTCGCCACCATTTACGGCGCGCTGGCTCCGGAAGTACGCCGCACCGAGTCCGAGCGCTTTTCTCAAGGCGAGGCCGATGTGCTGGTGGCCACCGATGCGATTGGCATGGGCTTGAACCTGCCGATTCGCCGCGTTTTGTTCTCTACGGTTCACAAGTTCGACGGCCGCTCCATGCGCGCCCTGAACGCCACTGAAGTACGCCAGATTGCCGGACGGGCAGGCCGCTACGGTCTGTACCCCAAAGGCTATGTGGGAGCGATGGACAAGCAGGACTTGAACCATATCCGTACCCAATTGCAGAGCGATGCTCCCAGTGTGGATTTGCGCTTGCCCATTGCACCCAGCCCCGAGCACGTGCAGGCGCTGGCGTCCTTATTGGATAACAACAATATTGGCGCGGTGCTCCAGTACTTTGCGCAGAAAGTGGCTTCTGATAGCCCCTTGTTCCAGACAGCGGGCTTGAAAGACGCCATCGAGTTGGGCTTTTGTGTAGACCGTCTGGCCCCCAAGCTGGAGTTGCGTGAGAAGTTCACCTTTGCCTGTGCGCCGGTGTCCGTGGACAAGGATACGGAGCTGGATTACTTCAAGCGTTGCCTGTCAGCCTACGTGGCGCAACGCCCCATGGCCTTGCCACCGGCGCCGTCCTGGTTGAAATCCGCCAGTCCCTCTCGTCTGGAAGATGCCGAATTGCTGAGCAAGCAGATCAGCCTCTATGCCTGGTTCAGCATGAAGTTCCCGCAAGTGTTTGACCAGGGCCCCTGGTTGCCGGAAGTGCGCTCCCAGGTCAGCCGCTTTATTGAGCGCAGTCTGCTGCACCAAAGCGGTTTCGGGCAGACCAGCCGCGAGGCTTTCGGGACGCCATCGCCGGGCCGACGCTGA